A single Pantoea rwandensis DNA region contains:
- the dapE gene encoding succinyl-diaminopimelate desuccinylase, producing the protein MFCPVIELAQQLIRRPSLSPDDAGCQALLVARLEAIGFTVEQMHIGDTLNFWATRGQGETLAFAGHTDVVPPGDANRWISPPFEPSIRDGMLFGRGAADMKGSLAAMVVAAERFVAANPQHKGRLAFLITSDEEASAVNGTVKVVERLMARNERMDYCLVGEPSSTEIVGDVVKNGRRGSMTANLTIHGVQGHVAYPHLADNPVHRAMPALNELVATEWDQGNEFFPPTSMQIANVQAGTGSNNVIPGEFFVQFNFRFSTELTDQMIKERVAALLDRHQLRYTLEWNVSGQPFLTSRGKLVDAVVNAVAHYNEIKPQLLTTGGTSDGRFIARMGAQVVELGPVNATIHKINECVKASDLQMLSRMYQRIMEQLIA; encoded by the coding sequence CATTGAGCTGGCTCAGCAGCTTATTCGTCGCCCGTCACTGAGTCCGGATGATGCCGGTTGTCAGGCGCTGTTGGTGGCGCGTCTGGAAGCAATTGGCTTTACGGTCGAACAGATGCACATCGGCGATACGCTGAACTTCTGGGCCACGCGTGGTCAGGGCGAAACCCTGGCGTTTGCCGGTCACACCGATGTGGTGCCGCCGGGTGATGCCAACCGCTGGATCAGTCCGCCGTTTGAACCCTCAATTCGTGATGGCATGCTGTTTGGCCGTGGTGCTGCCGACATGAAAGGCTCGCTGGCGGCGATGGTGGTGGCCGCTGAACGATTTGTCGCCGCTAATCCGCAGCACAAAGGGCGTCTGGCTTTCCTGATCACTTCCGATGAAGAAGCCAGCGCCGTTAACGGCACGGTCAAAGTGGTAGAACGTCTGATGGCGCGCAACGAGCGCATGGATTACTGCCTGGTGGGCGAGCCTTCCAGTACCGAAATCGTTGGCGACGTGGTGAAAAACGGTCGTCGCGGTTCGATGACCGCCAATCTGACGATCCACGGCGTACAGGGACACGTGGCTTATCCGCATCTGGCCGATAACCCGGTGCACCGCGCGATGCCAGCCCTGAATGAGCTGGTGGCCACCGAATGGGATCAGGGCAACGAATTCTTCCCGCCAACCAGCATGCAGATTGCCAACGTGCAGGCCGGCACCGGCAGCAATAACGTGATCCCCGGTGAATTTTTCGTGCAGTTCAACTTCCGGTTCAGCACCGAACTCACCGATCAAATGATCAAAGAGCGCGTAGCCGCCCTGCTGGATCGCCATCAGTTGCGTTACACGCTGGAGTGGAATGTTTCCGGTCAGCCGTTCCTGACCTCACGCGGCAAACTGGTTGATGCCGTGGTAAATGCTGTCGCGCACTATAATGAAATTAAGCCACAGTTACTGACCACAGGCGGCACCTCAGACGGACGCTTTATCGCGCGGATGGGTGCGCAGGTTGTGGAACTGGGCCCGGTGAATGCCACCATTCATAAAATCAATGAGTGCGTGAAAGCGTCAGATTTGCAGATGCTGAGTCGTATGTACCAGCGCATCATGGAACAACTGATCGCTTAA
- a CDS encoding YpfN family protein — translation MEFFKEYWWILVILLMVGILMNVYKDLKRIDHKKFMDNKPDLPPHRDFNDKWDDDDDWPKKK, via the coding sequence ATGGAATTCTTTAAAGAGTACTGGTGGATCTTAGTGATCCTGCTGATGGTCGGTATTTTAATGAACGTTTATAAAGACTTAAAACGTATCGATCACAAAAAGTTTATGGATAACAAACCGGATTTACCACCGCATCGCGACTTTAACGATAAATGGGATGACGACGACGACTGGCCGAAGAAAAAATAA
- the ypfH gene encoding esterase has translation MALRYVIVQQPTHAAQLFLLYHGVNDNPDSMAQIGNWFAKAFPEAQVVVVGAPYPGSVPQGRQWYADIPTHDRSEQQGVNAVMPMFVESVRHWQQASGVRPEATALVGFSQGGTMVLEGVKAHADLAGRAIVFSGRYSTLPERVSSRNTIHLIHGDYDDQIPLEHAEAAMQRLTALGGDVTLDVVDDLPHAIDDRSMELALNHLRYTIPRRYFDEALSGAKPGDDDVVMMM, from the coding sequence ATGGCACTACGATATGTAATTGTTCAGCAACCGACGCACGCTGCGCAGCTGTTTTTGCTCTATCACGGCGTGAATGACAATCCTGATTCGATGGCGCAAATCGGCAACTGGTTCGCCAAAGCGTTTCCGGAAGCGCAGGTGGTGGTGGTGGGTGCACCTTACCCTGGCAGCGTACCGCAGGGCCGCCAATGGTATGCGGATATTCCCACGCATGACCGATCAGAACAGCAGGGCGTCAATGCGGTGATGCCGATGTTTGTCGAATCGGTGCGCCATTGGCAACAGGCATCGGGTGTTCGGCCGGAGGCCACCGCACTGGTAGGCTTCTCTCAGGGCGGCACCATGGTGCTGGAAGGCGTCAAAGCCCATGCGGATCTGGCAGGACGCGCGATTGTGTTCAGCGGCCGCTACAGCACGCTGCCGGAGCGCGTCAGCTCTCGCAATACCATCCATCTGATCCACGGCGATTATGATGATCAGATTCCGCTGGAACATGCTGAAGCCGCTATGCAGCGCTTAACGGCGCTGGGCGGTGATGTGACACTCGATGTGGTGGACGATTTGCCGCACGCGATTGACGATCGCAGCATGGAACTGGCGTTGAATCACCTGCGTTATACCATCCCGCGTCGCTACTTCGACGAGGCGCTGAGCGGCGCTAAACCGGGGGATGATGATGTGGTGATGATGATGTGA
- a CDS encoding tRNA(Met) cytidine acetyltransferase TmcA, with the protein MSLVDITAAMQRAGIRRLCVIAGEADWALQQAVEWRAALPGDWLTLSDSDDFPQRVAPAALRTLLGREFQHAIFDARNGFHAEALAALAGTLRAGSWLLLLTPPWQDWATQPDCDSLRWADVAEPIATPHFIHHLQRLIEQDPQVMLQHQHQPARAPALLHQHQPVRAAALLHQHQPVRAAALLHQHRPARAPALLHQHQPVHAPALLDLPDWQCQAPQQQARILQRLLSMPSGVAVITAARGRGKSALAGMLAQQNQHCLVTAPAKVSTDVLASFAGEHFHFMAPDAILASTAERSAQWLIVDEAAAIPAPLLQQLIQRFPRVLMITTVQGYEGTGRGFMLRFCATLPQVQHFQLDEPLRWSAHDPLEQWLSQALLFEDAAESEFNGEMSVFPAKPEQGALEAGYRLLASAHYRTSPIDLRRMLDAPGMRFWLAGTPENIVGALWLVEEGGLDKPLADAVWAGLRRPRGNLVAQSLAAHAGFAEAATLRSQRISRIAVLAAQRQRGIGSALVAMAHQQAEGCDFLSVSFGYTESLWQFWQRCGFTLVRIGSQREASSGCYAAMAIRALTPAGEKLQQQAAQRFSRDAVWLRDIIDLPFETTEHPQTLNDDDWPLLAGFAWAQRPYEASYAALQRLVRASPQPILEAILVQKQPLSAATQQAGLSGRKALIQRLRLETAEALIQCDTRQAEQWRQQLASLQ; encoded by the coding sequence ATGTCGTTAGTTGATATCACCGCCGCGATGCAGCGAGCGGGCATTCGTCGCTTGTGTGTGATCGCCGGTGAAGCTGACTGGGCGCTGCAGCAGGCCGTTGAGTGGCGTGCGGCGCTGCCCGGCGACTGGCTCACGCTGAGCGACAGTGATGATTTCCCCCAACGCGTGGCGCCCGCCGCTCTGCGCACGCTGCTGGGGCGTGAATTCCAGCATGCGATTTTCGATGCGCGCAATGGATTCCATGCGGAGGCGTTAGCGGCGTTGGCGGGCACGTTGCGTGCGGGAAGCTGGTTATTGTTACTGACGCCGCCGTGGCAAGACTGGGCCACGCAACCGGACTGCGACAGCCTGCGTTGGGCCGATGTCGCCGAACCCATCGCCACGCCTCATTTTATCCACCATCTGCAGCGGTTGATTGAGCAGGATCCGCAGGTCATGTTGCAGCACCAGCATCAGCCTGCGCGTGCACCCGCATTACTGCACCAACATCAGCCTGTGCGCGCAGCCGCATTGCTGCACCAGCATCAGCCTGTGCGTGCAGCCGCATTGCTGCACCAGCATCGGCCTGCGCGTGCACCCGCATTGCTGCACCAGCATCAGCCTGTGCACGCACCTGCGTTGCTGGACTTACCCGATTGGCAATGCCAGGCACCGCAGCAGCAGGCGCGGATCCTGCAACGGTTGCTGTCGATGCCCTCTGGTGTGGCGGTGATCACCGCCGCGCGCGGACGGGGCAAATCGGCGCTGGCCGGGATGCTGGCGCAACAGAATCAGCACTGCCTGGTGACGGCACCGGCCAAAGTTTCCACTGACGTGCTGGCGTCGTTTGCCGGTGAACATTTTCATTTTATGGCTCCGGATGCCATTCTCGCTTCAACCGCTGAGCGGTCAGCGCAATGGTTGATTGTTGATGAAGCAGCTGCGATTCCAGCGCCGTTGTTACAACAACTGATTCAGCGTTTTCCTCGCGTGTTGATGATCACCACCGTGCAGGGCTACGAAGGCACCGGGCGTGGTTTTATGCTGCGTTTCTGCGCCACCTTGCCGCAGGTGCAACATTTCCAGCTCGATGAACCCTTGCGTTGGTCAGCGCACGATCCGCTGGAACAGTGGCTAAGCCAGGCGCTGCTGTTTGAGGATGCCGCAGAGAGCGAATTTAACGGTGAGATGTCGGTTTTTCCGGCTAAACCAGAGCAAGGAGCGCTGGAAGCGGGCTACCGTCTGCTGGCGAGCGCCCACTATCGCACTTCTCCAATTGACCTGCGGCGCATGCTGGATGCCCCCGGCATGCGCTTCTGGCTGGCAGGAACGCCAGAAAATATTGTCGGCGCACTGTGGCTGGTGGAAGAGGGTGGGTTAGACAAGCCGCTGGCTGATGCCGTCTGGGCGGGGTTGCGCCGTCCGCGCGGTAATCTGGTCGCACAGTCACTGGCAGCCCATGCAGGATTCGCAGAAGCCGCTACCTTGCGATCGCAGCGCATCAGTCGCATTGCCGTGTTAGCCGCACAACGCCAGCGCGGTATTGGCAGCGCGTTGGTGGCCATGGCACATCAGCAGGCGGAAGGATGCGATTTCCTTTCGGTGAGTTTTGGCTATACCGAATCGCTGTGGCAGTTCTGGCAGCGCTGTGGATTTACTCTGGTACGCATTGGCTCACAGCGTGAAGCCAGCAGTGGCTGCTATGCGGCGATGGCGATACGTGCCTTAACGCCCGCCGGAGAAAAGTTACAGCAGCAAGCGGCACAGCGATTTTCGCGTGACGCGGTGTGGTTGCGTGACATTATTGATCTTCCTTTCGAGACCACCGAGCACCCGCAGACACTCAATGATGATGACTGGCCGCTACTGGCAGGATTCGCCTGGGCGCAGCGGCCGTATGAGGCGAGTTATGCCGCGTTGCAACGCCTGGTGCGCGCATCACCACAACCGATACTCGAAGCCATCCTTGTGCAAAAACAACCGCTGAGTGCCGCAACACAGCAAGCGGGTCTCAGTGGTCGTAAAGCCCTGATACAACGCTTACGCCTGGAGACGGCGGAGGCGTTGATTCAGTGCGATACCCGCCAGGCGGAACAGTGGCGACAGCAGTTGGCATCGTTGCAATAA